A single region of the Rhodococcus sp. W8901 genome encodes:
- a CDS encoding prephenate dehydrogenase, with amino-acid sequence MCQPVRVADDVSAPEVCVLGLGLIGGSLLRAAVEAGRDGWGWNRSAGAVDAARADGFDADTDLVAVLRRAERSGALIVVAVPMPAVDGTLAAIAEHAPGCPITDVVSVKAEVVAAVARHGLQDRFVGGHPMAGTSQSGWDAGDADLFRDAVWVVSADDGVDPQIWSQVARLALDCGSVVVPAESVEHDAAVARISHLPHVLAEALALSGAAGGDLALGLAAGSFRDGTRVAGSAPGLVRAMCEGNRDALLTAVDETLDVLHRARTELAARGTLAELVESGHDARLRYEQRERWTITDIEPGSANWLERMRDAGRRGGVLQP; translated from the coding sequence ATGTGCCAACCTGTTCGGGTGGCTGACGACGTTTCCGCACCTGAAGTCTGTGTTCTCGGTCTGGGTCTGATCGGGGGATCCCTGCTCCGCGCGGCGGTGGAGGCGGGCCGTGACGGCTGGGGCTGGAACCGGTCGGCCGGGGCGGTGGACGCCGCCCGGGCGGACGGCTTCGACGCCGACACCGATCTGGTCGCGGTGCTGCGCCGCGCCGAGCGGTCCGGCGCGCTGATCGTGGTCGCGGTGCCGATGCCGGCCGTCGACGGGACCCTCGCCGCGATCGCCGAGCACGCGCCCGGCTGCCCGATCACCGACGTCGTCAGCGTCAAGGCCGAGGTGGTCGCTGCGGTCGCCCGGCACGGCCTGCAGGACCGGTTCGTCGGCGGTCATCCGATGGCGGGGACGTCGCAGTCCGGGTGGGACGCCGGGGACGCGGACCTGTTCCGCGACGCGGTGTGGGTGGTCAGCGCCGACGACGGCGTCGACCCGCAGATCTGGTCGCAGGTGGCGCGGCTGGCGCTGGACTGCGGCTCGGTGGTGGTGCCGGCGGAGTCCGTCGAGCACGACGCCGCCGTCGCCCGCATCTCGCACCTGCCGCACGTGCTGGCCGAGGCGCTCGCGCTGTCCGGCGCGGCCGGCGGCGACCTGGCGCTGGGGCTGGCGGCCGGATCGTTTCGGGACGGGACCCGCGTCGCCGGCAGCGCGCCCGGGCTGGTGCGCGCGATGTGCGAGGGCAACCGCGACGCGCTGCTTACCGCCGTGGACGAGACCCTCGACGTCCTGCACCGGGCGCGCACCGAACTCGCCGCGCGGGGCACGCTCGCCGAGTTGGTGGAGTCCGGGCACGACGCCCGCCTGCGTTACGAGCAGCGGGAGCGCTGGACCATCACCGACATCGAACCCGGCTCCGCGAACTGGCTCGAACGGATGCGCGACGCCGGACGCCGCGGCGGGGTGCTGCAGCCGTGA
- a CDS encoding amidase, translated as MSTPTLRDVAQLLAKKEMTATEHVRATLDALDDLLGTPWENLVAARDDEAALAAAARADAAIAAGDWIGPLHGVTVAVKDNIDVAGMPTRCGSAVLADAPPAASDARIVTRLREAGAIVVAKTHLHEFAYGPTGAVNASGPAAHPHDPGLITGGSSSGSAALVAKGVVPLALGTDTGCSARTPAALCGVVGFKPSFGALPTGGVFPLSTTFDHVGLLAADVLDVSLAWGAIPGIAHVRTPVAGLRVGRLRGENWDVADAAIAAAVEAACRSLVDAGAEVVDVELPETQQFLDAYPIVTGSEAYETHRAWFESAPERYQSPTAALLAAQKDRPAVEYLHALRTVERLRRQALSRLRGDLGLDALITATTPLRAVTQEQALSTDPAVARTPLLRMCSPFNALGIPAISAPVTIDDGAPVGIQLIGLPTTAGGHGSHPAESAALACALAVSS; from the coding sequence GTGAGCACGCCCACGCTGCGAGACGTCGCCCAGTTGCTCGCCAAGAAGGAGATGACGGCCACCGAGCACGTGCGGGCCACGCTCGACGCGCTCGACGACCTGCTGGGCACGCCGTGGGAGAACCTGGTGGCCGCGCGCGACGACGAGGCGGCCCTGGCCGCCGCCGCCCGCGCGGATGCCGCGATCGCCGCCGGCGACTGGATCGGCCCGCTGCACGGCGTGACGGTCGCGGTGAAGGACAACATCGACGTCGCCGGGATGCCGACCCGCTGCGGCAGCGCCGTCCTCGCCGACGCCCCGCCCGCCGCGTCCGACGCCCGCATCGTGACGCGCCTGCGGGAGGCGGGCGCGATCGTCGTCGCCAAGACGCACCTGCACGAGTTCGCCTACGGTCCGACGGGTGCCGTCAACGCGTCCGGCCCGGCGGCGCACCCGCACGATCCGGGGCTCATCACCGGGGGGTCGTCGTCCGGGTCGGCGGCACTGGTCGCGAAGGGCGTCGTCCCGCTCGCGCTGGGCACCGACACCGGTTGCAGCGCACGCACTCCCGCCGCCCTGTGCGGCGTCGTCGGCTTCAAGCCCAGCTTCGGTGCGCTGCCGACCGGCGGTGTGTTCCCGCTGTCGACCACGTTCGACCACGTGGGCCTGCTGGCCGCCGACGTCCTCGACGTCTCGCTCGCGTGGGGCGCGATCCCCGGTATCGCGCACGTCCGCACCCCGGTCGCGGGGCTGCGGGTCGGGCGCCTGCGCGGGGAGAACTGGGACGTCGCGGACGCGGCCATCGCGGCGGCCGTCGAGGCCGCGTGCCGGTCCCTGGTGGACGCGGGCGCCGAGGTGGTGGACGTGGAACTGCCCGAGACGCAGCAGTTCCTGGACGCCTACCCGATCGTCACCGGCTCCGAGGCGTACGAGACGCACCGGGCCTGGTTCGAATCCGCCCCCGAGCGCTACCAGTCGCCGACGGCCGCGCTGCTGGCGGCGCAGAAGGATCGCCCCGCCGTCGAGTACCTGCACGCGCTGCGGACCGTGGAACGGCTTCGCCGCCAGGCGCTCTCACGGCTGCGCGGCGACCTGGGCCTGGATGCCCTGATCACCGCCACCACTCCCCTGCGTGCCGTCACCCAGGAACAGGCGCTCTCGACCGATCCCGCCGTGGCCCGAACCCCGTTGCTGCGCATGTGCAGTCCGTTCAACGCGCTCGGCATCCCGGCGATCTCGGCGCCGGTCACGATCGACGACGGCGCGCCGGTCGGCATCCAGCTGATCGGCCTGCCCACCACCGCGGGCGGGCACGGCTCGCATCCGGCCGAATCCGCGGCCCTCGCCTGCGCACTGGCGGTGAGCAGCTGA
- a CDS encoding tRNA adenosine deaminase-associated protein, whose product MGAQRANNNSASAGSIEDLDGFGMAVVREEGRWKCTPLTGGALTSLRTAEKELLELRSSGAVFGLLDVDEEFFVIVRPAPTGTRLLISDATAAIDYDIAADVLESLNIEIPDIDPDELDDVEPWEEGDLGVLADLGLPDAVLGVILAETDLYPDEQLAMVAQRCGFETELSAELDKLSSR is encoded by the coding sequence ATGGGTGCACAGCGCGCGAACAATAACAGCGCCTCCGCGGGTTCGATCGAGGACTTGGACGGCTTCGGTATGGCTGTCGTCCGCGAGGAAGGCCGCTGGAAGTGCACGCCGCTGACCGGCGGTGCACTGACGAGTTTGCGGACCGCCGAGAAGGAACTGCTCGAGCTGCGTAGCTCCGGCGCCGTGTTCGGTCTGCTCGACGTCGACGAGGAGTTCTTCGTCATCGTCCGTCCCGCCCCGACCGGCACCCGCCTGCTGATCTCCGACGCCACGGCCGCCATCGACTACGACATCGCCGCGGACGTCCTCGAGTCGCTCAACATCGAGATCCCCGACATCGACCCCGACGAGCTCGACGACGTCGAACCGTGGGAGGAGGGCGACCTCGGTGTGCTCGCCGACCTGGGTCTGCCGGACGCCGTGCTCGGGGTGATCCTCGCCGAGACCGATCTGTACCCGGACGAGCAGCTCGCGATGGTCGCGCAGCGCTGCGGCTTCGAGACGGAGCTGTCGGCGGAGCTCGACAAGCTCTCGTCGCGCTGA